A window of the Polypterus senegalus isolate Bchr_013 chromosome 4, ASM1683550v1, whole genome shotgun sequence genome harbors these coding sequences:
- the LOC120528972 gene encoding uncharacterized protein LOC120528972, translating into MAPKKQVGVETPDRGHGVDSSTAQATEDTTSTGDIRVVETLLRQFIAVQEDKDRRLEHRFKSLQHQFTQLQGQVDLVQQSRSQVSEEPAERSRGSPVRIMDYPRLMPFAEPEDIEHYLTTFERMATVCGWPKSEWAVRLVPLLTGRARAAFLAMPAEESLRYDSLKGAILEKFEISTETYRIRFRSVEWEHGQSPKELLALLKELCTKWLQPDKHTVDQIIDFVLLEQLLQVFDGRLRTWVEEHRPKTSKEAADLAEVFLAAHRPRNLRREDKVSMKPRPMEQPKGMSRVDTGRGPVSAVHLPERRVYREEVICYGCNQKGHIHRNCPKKRETKLCFEPCPLPTKMTPLVNREKMVRVAIAGRQYKALIDTGSTQSLVRRECLEGQVVESGRA; encoded by the coding sequence ATGGCTCCAAAAAAACAGGTTGGAGTGGAAACTCCTGATCGGGGACATGGAGTTGACTCCAGTACAGCTCAGGCTACAGAGGATACCACCAGCACCGGTGACATCAGAGTTGTGGAAACACTCTTGCGTCAGTTCATAGCTGTCCAGGAGGACAAGGATCGGCGGTTGGAACATCGTTTCAAGAGCCTCCAACACCAATTCACCCAGCTCCAGGGACAAGTGGATCTAGTACAGCAGTCACGGTCGCAAGTCTCAGAAGAACCTGCAGAGAGGAGCAGAGGTTCACCAGTGAGAATCATGGATTATCCTCGCCTGATGCCGTTTGCCGAGCCTGAGGACATTGAGCACTATTTAACAACCTTTGAAAGGATGGCGACAGTATGTGGCTGGCCAAAGTCGGAATGGGCAGTCCGTTTGGTACCCTTGCTGACAGGGAGAGCCAGAGCAGCATTTTTGGCCATGCCAGCGGAGGAGTCTTTGAGGTACGACAGCCTTAAAGGGGCCATCCtagaaaaatttgaaattagCACAGAAACTTATAGAATTAGATTTCGCTCTGTAGAGTGGGAACATGGACAGTCTCCGAAGGAGCTGCTGGCACTCCTAAAAGAACTTTGTACAAAATGGTTACAACCTGATAAACACACTGTGGATCAAATAATTGACTTTGTTTTATTAGAACAACTTTTACAGGTGTTCGATGGCAGACTGCGGACCTGGGTGGAGGAACATCGACCTAAAACCTCCAAGGAAGCTGCAGACCTTGCAGAGGTGTTTTTGGCCGCTCATCGTCCGAGGAATCTGCGAAGAGAagacaaagtcagcatgaaacctaGACCGATGGAACAGCCCAAAGGTATGTCTCGGGTTGATACGGGTCGTGGTCCAGTTAGTGCAGTCCACCTACCTGAGAGAAGAGTTTATAGGGAAGAAGTGATTTGCTACGGTTGTAACCAGAAAGGCCACATTCATAGGAATTGCCCCAAGAAGAGAGAGACAAAGCTTTGTTTTGAACCCTGTCCCCTGCCCACAAAGATGACTCCTTTAGTAAACCGGGAGAAGATGGTGAGGGTTGCTATAGCTGGACGGCAGTACAAAGCACTGATAGATACGGGAAGCACCCAGTCTTTGGTGAGACGAGAGTGTCTGGAGGGCCAAGTGGTTGAGTCGGGCAGAGCGTAG